One genomic segment of Coffea arabica cultivar ET-39 chromosome 6e, Coffea Arabica ET-39 HiFi, whole genome shotgun sequence includes these proteins:
- the LOC113696231 gene encoding nascent polypeptide-associated complex subunit alpha-like protein, which translates to MTAQSQEELLAAHLEQQNIDPEEPVIEDDDEEDDEDDDDDKDEDDVEGQGDGSGRSKQSRSEKKSRKAVLKLGMKAIPGVSRVNVKKSKNILFVISKPDVFKSPTSDTYVIFGEAKIEDLSSQLQTQAAEQFKAPNISNVISKPEPSTVAQDDEDVDETGVEPKDIELVMTQAGVSRAKAVKALKAADGDIVTAIMELTN; encoded by the exons ATGACTGCCCAGTCCCAGGAAGAACTCTTGGCCGCCCATCTGGAGCAACAAAATATCGAT CCTGAGGAACCTGTGATCGAGGATGACGATGAAgaggatgatgaagatgatgatgatgacaaagatgaagatgaCGTTGAAG GACAAGGAGATGGTAGTGGAAGATCAAAACAGAGTAGAAGCGAGAAAAAGAGTCGGAAGGCTGTGCTAAAGCTGGGGATGAAGGCCATCCCAGGGGTCAGCCGGGTCAATGTTAAGAAGAGCAAGAAT ATTCTGTTTGTCATCTCAAAGCCAGATGTTTTCAAGAGCCCAACTTCAGATACATATGTTATATTTGGTGAAGCAAAGATTGAGGATTTGAGCTCGCAATTGCAAACTCAAGCTGCAGAGCAGTTCAAGGCTCCTAATATCAGCAATGTGATATCCAAGCCTGAGCCATCAACTGTAGCTCAGGATGATGAAGATGTAGACGAGACTGGTGTAGAACCCAAGGACATAGAATTGGTCATGACGCAAGCTGGTGTTTCAAGGGCCAAGGCTGTGAAGGCTCTCAAGGCTGCAGATGGAGATATTGTGACTGCCATTATGGAACTTACAAACTAG